A DNA window from Impatiens glandulifera chromosome 7, dImpGla2.1, whole genome shotgun sequence contains the following coding sequences:
- the LOC124945148 gene encoding serine/threonine-protein kinase tricornered-like, with product MDAEDNKGETEVLGSTLTMEKVAAAKQFIENHYRAHMKNIQERKERRWVLERKLATSDVPKEEQINLIKDLERKETEYMRLKRHKICVDDFELLTIIGRGAYGEVRLCKEKKSGNIYAMKKLKKSEMLSKGQVEHVRSERNLLAEMASHCIVKLYYSFQDDEYLYLIMEYLPGGDMMTLLMREDILSEDAAKFYIAQSVLAIESVHKHNYIHRDIKPDNLLLDKNGHMKLSDFGLCKPLDCRTLSTLKEDEPMEDEDMKEPMDIDGSNPDADNRSTSRSRSEQLQHWQMNRRKLAFSTVGTPDYIAPEVLLKKGYGMECDWWSLGAILYEMLVGYPPFYSDDPITTCRKIVHWRNQLKFPEDAKLSIEAKDLICRLLCDVEHRLGSGGAYQIKAHPWFNDIIWDKLYEMDAAFKPEVNGELDTQNFMMFDEMGPSQSVKSGSGTSRKMHLTPKDLNFVGYTFKNFDAVKALQNSSGVFKIGKNGRAEEADIQMYASTGDDAMSP from the exons ATGGACGCAGAGGACAACAAAGGGGAAACTGAAGTATTGGGTTCCACCTTGACGATGGAGAAAGTAGCTGCCGCAAAGCAGTTCATAGAGAATCATTACAGAGCCCATATGAAAAATATTCAAGAGCGAAAAGAAAG GAGATGGGTACTGGAGAGGAAGTTAGCTACATCTGATGTGCCAAAGGAGGAGCAAATTAATCTGATTAAAGATTTAGAGCGGAAGGAGACAGAATACATGAGACTTAAAAGACATAAGATATGTGTTGATGACTTTGAGCTTTTGACAATCATTGGGAGGGGGGCATATGGCGAG GTACGTTTGTGCAAGGAGAAGAAGTCTGGAAATATTTATGCGATGAAAAAACTGAAGAAATCTGAGATGCTCAGCAAAGGACAG GTTGAACATGTTAGATCTGAGAGAAATTTGCTTGCAGAAATGGCAAGTCACTGCATTGTGAAACTATACTACTCATTCCAAGATGATGAGTATTTATACTTGATTATGGAATATCTTCCTGGTGGTGACATGATGACACTCCTTATGAGGGAAGATATTTTAAGTGAAGATGCAGCTAAATTTTATATTGCTCAAAGTGTTCTTGCTATTGAATCCGTTCACAAACATAACTATATCCACAG AGATATTAAACCGGACAATCTCCTGTTGGACAAAAATGGTCACATGAAGCTCTCTGATTTTGGTCTTTGCAAGCCTCTTGACTGTAGAACTCTGTCTACACTCAAAGAGGATGAACCCATGGAGGATGAAGATATGAAGGAACCTATGGATATTGATGGAAGCAATCCTGATGCTGATAATAGGAGTACTTCGAGAAGTCGTAGTGAACAACTTCAGCATTGGCAGATGAACAGGAGGAAGTTG GCATTTTCTACTGTGGGAACACCCGATTATATTGCACCTGAGGTGTTATTGAAGAAGGGATATGGCATGGAGTGTGACTG GTGGTCATTAGGTGCTATTTTGTATGAGATGCTTGTGGGATATCCACCATTTTACTCTGATGATCCTATAACGACTTGCCGGAag ATTGTACATTGGagaaatcaattaaaattcCCAGAGGATGCAAAGTTGTCAATTGAGGCGAAGGATCTCATTTGTAGGTTACTCTGTGATGTTGAACACAGACTAGGGTCTGGAGGAGCTTACCAAATTAAG GCTCATCCTTGGTTTAATGATATTATATGGGATAAGCTGTATGAGATGGATGCGGCATTTAAACCCGAAGTCAATGGAGAGTTAGACACCCAAAATTTTATGATGTTTGATGAA ATGGGTCCATCTCAATCTGTAAAATCTGGCTCTGGAACATCTAGAAAG ATGCATTTGACTCCGAAAGATTTGAACTTTGTCGGCTATACATTCAAGAATTTCGATGCTGTCAAGGCACTACAGAATTCATCTG GTGTATTCAAAATTGGTAAAAATGGGAGAGCTGAGGAAGCAGATATACAAATGTATGCATCAACTGGTGATGATGCCATGTCACCATAA